ACGCGCTCAAATGTTGGACGAAGTTGACCCGCAAGGTCTGGTGGCGCCGTGATGAACGACCGCTGGGCAGTCCGCTTGCACGATGTCTGGCGAGTGTTTCGCAGCTACCATGCTCAACCCCGCACGCTGAAGGAAGCGGTGTTGAGTTTGGGGCGCTGGCGCCCAAAGGAGGTCGTGGCGCTGCGCGGCGTCACACTGGACATTTGCTTTGGCGAATTGGTCGGTGTCATCGGACGCAACGGCTCGGGCAAGACGACCTTGTTGGCGACCATCGCAGGCATTTATGAGCCGACGCGGGGGCGCATAGAGACCTACGGGCGCGTCGTAGCGTTGTTAGGTGTAACAGGCGGGTTTCACCCCGAATTGACCGCTGAGGAAAACCTGCTGTTTGTCGGGACGGTGCTGGGCTTGCCTTTACGGGAAGTGCGGCGGCGGTTGCCCGCTATTTTCGCCTTCGCCGAATTGGAAGGGTTTGAGCAAGCGCCTATACGCACCTACTCGCTGGGTATGGCGGTGCGGTTGGGTTTTGCGTTAGGCGTCCACTCCGAACCAGACATTTTGTTAGTGGATGAACAACTGCAAAACGCCGACGCCGCCTTCCAACGCAAAGCGCTGGACACCCTACAAACCCTGCAGCGGCAAGGCAAAGCCATCGTGCTGGTCACCCACGAGATGGCATGGGTGGAGCAGGTTGCGACCCGTGCTATTTGGTTGGAGAGAGGCAGCGTCGTGATGGACGGTAACCCCGCCCAAGTCGTCGCCAGTTACCTGCAACAAAGCCCGGTGTGATCGGGAACGATCAGTCCCTTTTGCTCCGTCAAAAAGGCAGCGCTGCAAAAAGGAGGCGACCGACAGATGTGGGCACGATGGCTGTCGTTAGTGCTTGCGGGGACACTGGGTGCTGCGCTCTCAGCGCGGTTTGCCTCGCAGACCGCTCCCCCATCGCCTTACCTTCCGTCCCCCCTTGACACGCAGGTGTTGGGGCAAACCCATTGGCTCGCCGATACACCCGTCACTTTGACAGTCGTGACTTGGAACAGGCAAAAGCGACAACCTGTCAAAGCCCAAGTGCGTATCGCCGTCGGACAAAAAACGGTGTTCGCCGGCGCGACAGACGAACGCGGCGTCGTCAACGCGCAGTTGCGTGCGCCCGCACAAACGGGCACTTACCCACTGACCGTCACGGTCAACTCGCCTATTGGCAACGACAGGGTGGAACAACCGGTCAGGGTTGAAGCGGCAGCGCAAATTCTGCTGACGACCGACAAACCGATTTACCAGCCGTCGCAAACGGTGCACATTCGCGCTTTGTGTTTGCGCCGACCCGACTGGCGACCTGTCGCCGATTTACCTTGCACCTTTGAAGTACGCGACCCCAAAGGCAACCTGGTCTTCCGCACCACCGAACGCACCTCACGCTTCGGCATTGCCGCCACACAATTTCCCATCGCTGACACCGTCACGCTGGGTGAATACCGCATCACCGCAAGTTTGAACGCCTTAAAGCCAACCAATCCCCAGCCCCAGGCTCTCAGCCCCCTCGCCACCGCGGAGAAAACGGTGCGCGTGGAGCGATATGTGTTGCCCAAGTTCAAGGTGACGGTGGAGACCGAAAAGCGTTTTTACCTGCCGGCAGAAACATTGCGCGGGACAATTTCGGCGGCTTACTTTTTTGGCAAGCCCGTCAGGCATGGCAAGGTCACTGTGCGCCTGAGCACTTTCGCCGCTGGATGGCACGACATCGCTGAACTGAGCGGCACGCTGGACGAGAAGGGCGTTTGGCAATTTGAGACGCAGTTGCCCGAAAAATTTGTCGGTCTCCCATTAGAAAGCGGCAATGCGCTGTTACGCCTTGAAGCGACCGTCACCGACACCGCTGACCACAGTGAACGCACCAGCCTCACGCTGCCCGTCAGCAGCGAACCGATCAACATTGCCGTCGTGCCCGAAAGCGCCACGCTCAAACCCGACCTACCGATGCGTCTGTTCATCGTGACGACTTACCCTGACGGAACACCTGCAAAGTGCCGATTTGAGGTCGTGGGGCAAGGGTTTGCGGTGAGAGGGGAGACGGATGCAGCGGGCATCGGGGAAGTGACGGTGCAGTTGAAGCCAGCGTCATTGCCGCAAGGCGGCAGAAAGGGGTCGGGGTTCGGTGCGCCCGCGCCGTTTGTCCGCCGGCTCTTCCGAGGCGAAGCCCAACCCGCCGCCACTGATGAACCCCACTTGCCTGTCACCGTGACGGTGATGGCAACGGACGAAAAAGGCAATCGGGCGCAAGTGCAGCGGGCATTGGCGTTATCGGCGTCCGATGAAGCCGTCTTGCTGCGGGTGGACAAAGCCATCGCCAAAGTCGGCGACACCTTGCGCCTTGACCTTTTTGCCGTGTCCCGTGTCCCCCGTCCCATGTCCCCCGTTTTCGTCGACGCAATTGTGCATCGCCAAACGGCGCTGACGAAAACGGTGGAGTTGCATAACGGGCGCGGTTCTTTGGCTTTGACGCTGACACCCGACCTTGCGGGCACGCTCGTGTTGCACGCCTACCGCATCACCGCTGACGGCGACATCGTGCGCGATACGAAAGTCGTCTTTGTTGAACCCGCTAACGAACTGCGCGTCAAGGTCAACAGCGACAAAGTGACCTATCGTCCCGGCGAAACGGCACAAGTGCGCTTCACAGTCACCGACCGAGACGGCAAACCGACCGTCGCAGCCTTGGGCATCGCGGTCGTGGACGAAAGCGTGCTTGCGTTGGCGGAGATGCAACCGGGCTTGGAGCGCCTTTATTTTGCGCTGGAGCAGGAGTTGTTGACGCCCCGATACGAGGTGCACGGATGGGATTTGCGCCCCATCTTGCTGAGGCGGGATGAAAGGCGCAAGGTGGAGGACGCAGTGCAGGTGCAGCGGATGGCGCAAATTTTGTTATCTGCGGTAGCGCCACCGTCGCCGCACACTTTGCGCGTCAGCACCTACGAGCGCAAAGCGCAGGAAGTGCGAGAGCGATGGAAAAAGTTCGTGGAAGATGCGGCGACCAAAATCCGCAAGGCGCTGGAGACCTACCGACACATGAAGGGCACTTATCCGCCTGCTGCCGAGGCGTTGAGCGAACTTGTGACGGCACGGTTGCTGACCGACAAAGACATTCGCGACCCGCTGG
The bacterium HR17 genome window above contains:
- the tagH gene encoding Teichoic acids export ATP-binding protein TagH, which encodes MNDRWAVRLHDVWRVFRSYHAQPRTLKEAVLSLGRWRPKEVVALRGVTLDICFGELVGVIGRNGSGKTTLLATIAGIYEPTRGRIETYGRVVALLGVTGGFHPELTAEENLLFVGTVLGLPLREVRRRLPAIFAFAELEGFEQAPIRTYSLGMAVRLGFALGVHSEPDILLVDEQLQNADAAFQRKALDTLQTLQRQGKAIVLVTHEMAWVEQVATRAIWLERGSVVMDGNPAQVVASYLQQSPV